CTCGGCACCGGCCCGGCCGTGATCGTGATCGCGGAGATGCCGGGCATCACGCCGAAGGTCGCCGACTTTGCCCGGAAGGTCGCAGCGATCGGTTGCACCGCGGTCATGCCGCACTTGTACGGCGACCCCGGGCGAGACCCGGACCCGAAGGCGCACGGCATGCTCCGCACGGTTGGGTACCTCACGTCGTCGATCATCCCGACCTGCATCAGCCGCGAGTTCACGGTGCTGGCAACCGGCCGGACCTCGCCCGTCATCTCGTGGCTGCGGGCGCTCGCCGCTGACGAGCACGAGCGGTGCGGCGGGCCGGGCGTCGGCGCCATCGGCATGTGCTTCACGGGTGGATTCGCGCTCGCCATGGCCGCCGACGACCGCATCTTGGCGCCTGTGCTGTCGCAACCGTCGATGCCGGCGGCGATCACCAAGAAGCGGAAGGCGTCGATCGACATCTCCCCCGACGACCTCGCGGTGGTGAAACACCGCTGCGCAGCCGAGGGGCTCCAAGTCCTCGGGATGCGCTTCAAGAGCGACCCGATGTCACCGGGTGAGCGGTTCGACTTCCTGCGCCGCGAGCTCGGCGACGCATTCGTGGCCGTCGAGCTAGAGGACAGCGACGCCAACCCGGACTCGAAGATGCGCCCGCACTCGGTCGTGACCGAGCATCTGATCGACGAGCCCGGCAGCGCCACCCGCGCGACGCTCGACCAGGTGCTCGACCTGTTCCGCACCCGCCTGCTCACCAGCTGATCCCCACCACACGCCCGCCGAATCTTCGGGTTCGCTGCCCGCAACCGAACCTGGCGGCGTCCGACCGACTCCGGATCTGACCACGCGCGCCGAGCTCGGGGGACGCTCAGCGGCGCCAAGCGACCGGATCTCCCCCCCCCGTTCGGGGATCTGCGGGTCAGAACTCGAGGACGCCTCTGGCGAGACGGCCGGCTTCCATGTCCTCGACCACGGTGTGGAACTTCTCGAGGGGATACGTCTCGGTCACCAGCTCGTCGAGCAACAGCTTCCCCTGGGTGTACCAGTCGGCGTACAGCCGCACGTCGTGTTGGGGGCACGAGCTGCCGTACCGGCAGCCGATGATCCCGCGGTCGACTTGGGCGAGCGCGCCGACCGTCGAGGAGAACTCGTCGGTCGGTCCCGGCGTACCGACCGCAACGGCGTAGCCGCCCCAGTCGATCGAGTCGATGCACTGGCGCAACACCTTGGTGTTGCCGATGCACTCGAACGCGAAGTCGACCCCACCTGCGCCGAGCGGGCCGACCACCATCTTCGGGTGGAACGGGAACAACTCGCGGATGGCCGCCACGGCATCGGTGTCGGCGGCGTTGATGAAGTCGGTGGCGCCGAACTGACGGGCCAGCGCTTCTTTGGCCGGGTTGGTGTCGACCGCGATGATCCGGCCTGCCTGCGCCAGCTTCAAGCCCTGGATCACGTTGAGCCCCACGCCGCCGGTGCCGAACACCGCCGCGGTCTGGCCGGGTGCCGGACGGGCGCGGTTCAACACCGCGCCCACCCCGGTGAGCACCCCGCACGCGATCAGGCACGCCGACGTCAGTGGGATGTCCTTGGAGATCGGAACCGCTTGGACCTCGGACACGATGGTCCGCTCGGCGAACGACGACGTGGCCGCGAAGTTCGACGCCGGCTCGCCCTTGTACAGGAACGGCTGTTTGATGACGCCGATCGACTTGCGGCACTGCGTGGGGTGACCCGTCTGGCACTTGGGGCACACGCCACAGTTGGCCAACGTGGATACGACCACGTGGTCGCCGACCCGCACGGATCGGACCTCCGCGCCGACTTCCTCGACGACTCCCGCGCCTTCATGGCCGAGCACCGACGGCGGCTTCCACGGGATGGTGCCGTTCATCACGCTGACGTCGGAGTGGCACACGCCTGCGGCGACCATCCGCACGACCACCTCGCGCGGCCCCGGCTCGATCAGCTCCAGTTCCTCGGTGTACTCGACGACGCCGTCGCCGAGGAAGACCAGCCCCTTCATGTGCTCCCCTTCTCGGCCCTCACGAGGGCCAGACGATGCTCTGCATCTCGGTGTACGCGTGCACGCCGAACATGCCGCCGTCGCGGCCGACCCCGCTCATCTTGAAGCCGCCGAACGGCGCTTCGTGGTTGCGCTGCGCGGTGTTGATACCGACGTTGCCGGCTTCGAGGCGCTGCGCGATCGCGTACCCCTTGGCCATGTCGGACGTGTACACGTAGTCATACAGGCCATATGGCGAGTCGTTCGCGATCGCGATGCCCTCCTCCTCGTCGTCGAAGGGGATGACCACGATGACCGGCGCAAAGATCTCCTCACGGGCCACGAACGTGGTGTTGTCCGACAGCATCAGCGTCGGTGCCACGTAGAAGCCCTTGTCGATCGCTGGTCGCTCGCCGCCGAGCAGCACTTCGGCACCTTCGTCGATGCCGCGCTGCAAGTGCGCCTCGACGCGGTCGCGGTGCGTCTCGGTGATGACCGGGCCGACGACCGTGGTCTTCTCCCGCGGGTCGCCGACGGTCATCTTGGCCGACGCCGCGGTGAGCGCCCCGACCAGCTCGTCGTAACGGCTGCGGTGCACGATCGCCCGGGTGGGCGCGGTGCAGATCTGGCCCGAGTGGAAGCCCCACACACTCGCCAGGCCCGTGGTGGCAGCGCGGATGTCGGCGTCCTCCAGCACGAGGCAGGCGCCCTTGCCGCCGAGCTCCATGAGAGAGCGCTTGAACGTCTTGGCGCACTCGGTGGCGATCGCGACGCCGACGTGGCTGGAGCCGGTGAACGACACCATGTCGACGTTGGGCGACCCGACCAGCGCCGCGCCGGCCTCGGCGCCAGAGCCGGTCACGATGTTGACCACGCCGTCGGGGATCCCGACTTCGTGGCACACCCGCAGCACTTCGATGCACGCCAAGGGGTCCTGCGGTGCGGGCTTCACCACGACCGCGTTGCCGGCGGCGAGTGCCGGGGCGAGCTTGCCGGCCATGTTCGTGACCGGGAAGTTGTACGAGGTGATCGCGGCCACCACACCCACCGGCGCGCGGTGCACCACCGCGCCGATCAGGCCCCCAGGGGCGAGGGCCGTGTTGGGCATCGGTTGCGGCGGCAGCGGGATGTCGACCGATTGCAGGGCCGCCTTGGCGTAGTAGTCGAACCGGGCCGCGCCTTGGGGCACCTGCATCGTGGACCCGACCATCCGGGTGGCGCCCGTCTCGGCGATCACCAGGTCGGTGAAGTCGCGCGAACGGGCCTTCAGCTCGTCGGCCACCTTCTGCAACAGCTCCGCGCGCTCCTCGCGCCGCAGCGCCGCCCACTTCGGCTGCGCCTCCTTGGCGGCGGCCGCCGCCGCCTCGAC
This region of Acidimicrobiales bacterium genomic DNA includes:
- a CDS encoding aldehyde dehydrogenase family protein, producing MTDHTIGSGPYRQLIGGQWVEGAKGTYPIINPATEDVVGEAPEASVDDVEAAAAAAKEAQPKWAALRREERAELLQKVADELKARSRDFTDLVIAETGATRMVGSTMQVPQGAARFDYYAKAALQSVDIPLPPQPMPNTALAPGGLIGAVVHRAPVGVVAAITSYNFPVTNMAGKLAPALAAGNAVVVKPAPQDPLACIEVLRVCHEVGIPDGVVNIVTGSGAEAGAALVGSPNVDMVSFTGSSHVGVAIATECAKTFKRSLMELGGKGACLVLEDADIRAATTGLASVWGFHSGQICTAPTRAIVHRSRYDELVGALTAASAKMTVGDPREKTTVVGPVITETHRDRVEAHLQRGIDEGAEVLLGGERPAIDKGFYVAPTLMLSDNTTFVAREEIFAPVIVVIPFDDEEEGIAIANDSPYGLYDYVYTSDMAKGYAIAQRLEAGNVGINTAQRNHEAPFGGFKMSGVGRDGGMFGVHAYTEMQSIVWPS
- a CDS encoding dienelactone hydrolase family protein: MADDELHDFEHTTFTHDGKTRKVFRLGTGPAVIVIAEMPGITPKVADFARKVAAIGCTAVMPHLYGDPGRDPDPKAHGMLRTVGYLTSSIIPTCISREFTVLATGRTSPVISWLRALAADEHERCGGPGVGAIGMCFTGGFALAMAADDRILAPVLSQPSMPAAITKKRKASIDISPDDLAVVKHRCAAEGLQVLGMRFKSDPMSPGERFDFLRRELGDAFVAVELEDSDANPDSKMRPHSVVTEHLIDEPGSATRATLDQVLDLFRTRLLTS
- a CDS encoding Zn-dependent alcohol dehydrogenase encodes the protein MKGLVFLGDGVVEYTEELELIEPGPREVVVRMVAAGVCHSDVSVMNGTIPWKPPSVLGHEGAGVVEEVGAEVRSVRVGDHVVVSTLANCGVCPKCQTGHPTQCRKSIGVIKQPFLYKGEPASNFAATSSFAERTIVSEVQAVPISKDIPLTSACLIACGVLTGVGAVLNRARPAPGQTAAVFGTGGVGLNVIQGLKLAQAGRIIAVDTNPAKEALARQFGATDFINAADTDAVAAIRELFPFHPKMVVGPLGAGGVDFAFECIGNTKVLRQCIDSIDWGGYAVAVGTPGPTDEFSSTVGALAQVDRGIIGCRYGSSCPQHDVRLYADWYTQGKLLLDELVTETYPLEKFHTVVEDMEAGRLARGVLEF